In Arthrobacter sp. SLBN-112, a genomic segment contains:
- a CDS encoding Flp family type IVb pilin, producing the protein MLSLIATFQTLGLNLKNRLHDEKGATAVEYGIMVGLIAVVIIVAVSTLGGQLNTMFTGVTAKL; encoded by the coding sequence ATGCTGTCTCTCATCGCCACTTTCCAGACCCTCGGCCTCAACCTCAAGAACCGCCTCCACGACGAAAAGGGCGCAACAGCTGTCGAATACGGCATCATGGTCGGACTCATCGCAGTCGTCATCATCGTCGCCGTAAGCACCTTGGGCGGCCAGCTGAACACCATGTTCACCGGCGTCACCGCGAAGCTCTAG
- a CDS encoding type II secretion system F family protein yields the protein MIIAIGAVILLAAICLLGVAVLLPSAPTVPLDRRRPFEPEPASSITRLALSGVRSFERLLGGRNVKLFSRAELENAGLRLSQAEFFLLVGIGACVGMLVGIVTVGPLMGLLLALMAPFVGKIVLGFLAGKRRAAFDSQLGDTLQLLSGGLRAGHSILRAIDAAATESQKPTSEEMRRVITETSLGRDLLAALNDTAERMKNEDFIWISQAIQINREVGGNLAEVLEQVNETIRERAEIKGHIKALAAEGKFSAYILIAMPFGIVAMLLAVSPNYMNSMFTHPLGWVMIGASFVLMTIGALWMRKIIDLKF from the coding sequence ATGATCATCGCCATCGGAGCCGTCATCCTCTTGGCAGCCATCTGCCTGCTCGGCGTGGCCGTCCTCCTGCCAAGCGCCCCCACGGTGCCCCTGGACCGCCGTCGTCCCTTCGAACCCGAGCCGGCATCCTCCATCACCCGACTGGCGCTGTCAGGTGTCAGGTCCTTCGAGCGGCTGCTGGGTGGCCGGAACGTCAAGCTCTTCTCCCGTGCAGAGCTGGAGAACGCGGGCCTGCGCCTCAGCCAGGCCGAATTCTTCCTGCTGGTCGGCATCGGCGCCTGCGTGGGCATGCTCGTTGGCATTGTTACCGTCGGACCCCTAATGGGGCTGCTCCTTGCCCTGATGGCACCGTTCGTCGGCAAGATCGTCCTCGGGTTCCTGGCCGGCAAGCGCCGTGCCGCTTTCGACAGCCAGCTCGGCGACACCCTGCAACTGCTCTCCGGCGGCCTGCGGGCCGGTCACAGCATCCTGCGCGCCATCGATGCCGCTGCCACGGAATCACAGAAACCGACGTCGGAAGAGATGCGGCGAGTGATCACCGAGACCAGCCTGGGCCGCGACCTGCTCGCCGCCCTCAACGACACCGCGGAACGGATGAAGAACGAGGACTTCATATGGATCTCGCAGGCCATCCAGATCAACCGGGAGGTAGGCGGCAACTTGGCGGAGGTGCTGGAGCAGGTGAACGAGACCATCCGTGAACGGGCGGAAATCAAGGGCCACATCAAAGCATTGGCAGCGGAGGGCAAGTTCTCCGCCTACATCCTCATCGCCATGCCGTTCGGCATCGTGGCCATGCTGCTGGCAGTGAGCCCCAACTACATGAATTCGATGTTCACCCACCCCCTGGGTTGGGTGATGATCGGCGCCTCCTTCGTCCTGATGACCATCGGCGCGCTGTGGATGCGCAAGATCATTGACCTGAAGTTCTGA
- a CDS encoding Flp family type IVb pilin codes for MLSLIAALQTLGLNLKNRLHDEKGATAVEYGIMVGLIAVVIIVAVSTLGGQLNTMFTGVTANL; via the coding sequence ATGCTGTCTCTCATCGCCGCCCTCCAGACCCTTGGCCTCAACCTCAAGAACCGCCTCCACGACGAAAAGGGCGCAACAGCTGTCGAATACGGCATCATGGTCGGACTCATCGCAGTCGTCATCATCGTCGCTGTAAGCACCTTGGGTGGCCAACTGAACACCATGTTCACCGGCGTCACAGCCAATCTCTGA
- a CDS encoding pilus assembly protein TadG-related protein, whose product MRRLKKISRNSRSEQGAVSVIVAIMMVALLGFAAVAVDVSMMYSERTQVRNGADAAALAIAQKCAKSTADPDCTGTSALAASLANSNATDGLSNIKSAAPNTANQTVSVTAGSQQTGNSPNQVSLFFAQVFGISSAEVTATASAQWGTPSKGPAILPLAIAYCKLDIPPAGSQGAVQVLEQAVNGCGGLPGGFGWITTSGTKCSVTMTAGQSDSAGIWFASDPGASAPTICSAADFNQMNDQTVLLPLYDVATGTGSSGKYYVKGFAAFHVTGYHFADISWSTGGNVQNKTIRGYFVKFVSLAQAFELGSVPNYGASVVRLTP is encoded by the coding sequence GTGCGGCGGCTGAAGAAGATCAGTAGAAATTCCCGCTCTGAACAGGGCGCCGTGAGTGTCATCGTGGCAATAATGATGGTGGCTCTGCTTGGTTTCGCCGCCGTGGCGGTTGATGTCTCGATGATGTATTCAGAACGTACTCAAGTTCGAAACGGCGCTGACGCCGCTGCGCTCGCCATCGCTCAGAAGTGCGCTAAGAGTACCGCTGACCCGGACTGCACGGGTACCTCCGCGCTGGCCGCCAGCCTTGCGAATAGCAACGCCACAGACGGGCTGAGCAACATCAAGTCCGCCGCGCCCAATACGGCCAATCAGACGGTTTCCGTTACGGCGGGATCACAGCAGACGGGGAATAGCCCAAACCAGGTCTCCCTCTTTTTCGCTCAAGTCTTCGGAATCTCTTCAGCAGAAGTGACTGCTACCGCTTCGGCGCAATGGGGTACCCCGTCCAAGGGGCCCGCTATTCTTCCCTTGGCCATTGCTTACTGCAAACTGGACATTCCACCAGCCGGAAGCCAAGGCGCCGTGCAGGTTCTCGAGCAGGCAGTGAATGGTTGTGGTGGCTTGCCGGGCGGGTTCGGGTGGATTACCACCTCGGGAACGAAATGCTCCGTCACGATGACGGCCGGCCAGTCCGACAGTGCGGGTATCTGGTTTGCGAGCGATCCCGGTGCCAGCGCCCCAACGATCTGTAGCGCTGCCGATTTCAACCAGATGAACGACCAGACAGTTCTACTCCCTCTCTATGACGTAGCCACCGGTACGGGTTCCTCCGGCAAGTACTACGTCAAAGGCTTTGCGGCATTTCATGTAACTGGCTACCACTTTGCCGACATTTCCTGGAGTACGGGCGGAAACGTCCAAAACAAAACAATCCGTGGCTACTTCGTAAAGTTCGTTTCTCTCGCCCAAGCCTTTGAACTCGGCAGCGTCCCAAATTATGGGGCCTCAGTCGTACGCCTCACCCCATAG
- a CDS encoding TadE/TadG family type IV pilus assembly protein, with the protein MVRPSERGAAAVEFAIVVPVLITLLLGIMEFSRAYNAQASLSAAAREGVRVMAITNDPAASRAAAENTAVSLNPVLADSNITFKNLDTGTTTCSSGNRIAVTITYTLSTLTGIAGPFTMTGQGAMLCGG; encoded by the coding sequence ATGGTGAGGCCATCAGAACGCGGGGCGGCGGCCGTTGAGTTCGCCATCGTCGTGCCTGTCCTCATCACGCTGCTCCTTGGCATCATGGAATTCAGCCGGGCCTACAACGCACAAGCATCGCTTTCGGCCGCGGCCCGTGAGGGGGTCCGGGTAATGGCCATCACCAATGATCCGGCGGCGTCTCGGGCGGCAGCCGAAAACACGGCTGTCTCCCTAAATCCAGTTCTCGCTGATTCAAACATCACTTTCAAAAACCTCGACACGGGCACTACAACCTGCTCATCAGGCAACCGGATTGCGGTCACCATCACGTACACACTCTCCACGCTGACGGGTATCGCCGGACCATTCACTATGACTGGCCAAGGAGCCATGTTGTGCGGCGGCTGA
- a CDS encoding CpaF family protein produces the protein MKLSERINAAQGRNGSSTNPVAGTGTALLEPPLPAAAPTPSPAEHTEARPPGHAPAHSTHDAGTSFVPKAPGVDVFAAMKLRAATALFERMGARFNDAAVTEQELRSTAKKELSRIIDAEQVPLTPEERTRLVQDVADDVLGYGPLQRLLDDPAVTEIMVNRMDQIYVERKGKLTLSESRFSSEEHLRKVIERIVSKVGRRIDESSPLVDARLEDGSRVNAVIPPLAVGGSSLTIRKFSKTPLTVRNLIDFGTLTPEMAELLNACVKAKLNIIVSGGTGTGKTTLLNVLSSFLPQDERIVTIEDAVELQIQQDHVVRLESRPPNTEGKGEVTIRELLRNSLRMRPDRIVVGEVRGGESLDMLQAMNTGHDGSLSTVHSNSPRDAVARLETLVLMAGMDLPLRAIREQIASAVNLIVQISRLRDGSRRITHVTEVQGMEGDIVTLQDAFVFDYSAGVDAHGRFLGKPVATGIRPRFIDRFEDLGIHVSPAVFAGPLTPGAK, from the coding sequence ATGAAACTCTCCGAACGCATCAACGCGGCCCAGGGCCGCAACGGATCCTCTACCAACCCAGTTGCCGGAACCGGCACCGCGCTTCTCGAGCCTCCGCTTCCGGCGGCTGCGCCTACCCCATCCCCCGCCGAACATACGGAAGCTCGACCACCGGGTCACGCCCCAGCGCATTCAACGCACGACGCCGGCACTTCCTTTGTGCCCAAGGCACCGGGCGTGGACGTCTTCGCAGCCATGAAGCTTCGGGCCGCCACCGCACTTTTCGAGCGCATGGGCGCCCGCTTCAACGACGCCGCCGTCACAGAGCAGGAACTGCGGAGCACTGCTAAAAAGGAACTCAGCCGCATCATCGACGCCGAGCAGGTGCCGCTGACGCCGGAGGAGCGCACCCGCCTGGTCCAGGACGTGGCCGACGACGTCCTGGGCTACGGCCCCCTCCAGCGCCTGCTGGACGACCCCGCCGTCACCGAAATCATGGTCAACCGGATGGACCAGATCTACGTCGAACGCAAAGGCAAGCTGACCCTCTCCGAGTCCCGCTTCAGCTCCGAAGAACACCTCCGCAAAGTCATCGAACGGATCGTCTCGAAGGTGGGCCGCCGCATCGACGAGTCCTCCCCGCTGGTGGACGCCCGGCTGGAGGACGGCTCGCGTGTCAACGCCGTCATCCCGCCCCTGGCTGTGGGCGGCTCCTCGCTGACCATCCGAAAGTTTTCCAAGACCCCGTTGACGGTCCGCAACCTCATTGACTTCGGCACGCTGACGCCGGAGATGGCCGAGCTGCTGAACGCCTGTGTTAAGGCCAAGCTCAACATCATCGTTTCTGGCGGTACAGGCACGGGCAAAACCACGCTCCTCAACGTGCTGTCCTCCTTCCTCCCGCAGGACGAACGCATTGTCACCATCGAGGACGCCGTGGAACTGCAGATCCAGCAGGACCACGTAGTGCGGCTGGAAAGCCGTCCGCCCAACACGGAAGGCAAGGGTGAGGTGACCATCCGTGAGCTCCTCCGGAACTCCCTCCGTATGCGTCCGGACCGGATCGTGGTGGGCGAGGTCCGTGGCGGCGAATCGCTGGACATGCTCCAGGCCATGAACACCGGCCACGACGGTTCCCTGTCCACGGTGCACTCCAACTCACCCCGCGATGCCGTGGCCAGGCTGGAGACGCTGGTGCTGATGGCCGGGATGGACCTTCCACTTCGGGCCATCCGCGAACAGATCGCCTCCGCCGTGAACCTGATCGTGCAGATCTCCAGGCTCCGCGACGGGTCGCGCCGCATCACGCACGTCACCGAGGTCCAAGGTATGGAGGGCGACATCGTCACCCTCCAGGACGCGTTCGTCTTCGATTACTCCGCCGGCGTGGACGCACACGGCCGCTTCCTGGGCAAGCCCGTTGCCACCGGAATCCGGCCCCGGTTCATCGACCGGTTTGAGGACCTGGGCATCCATGTGTCCCCGGCAGTGTTTGCCGGACCGCTCACCCCGGGCGCGAAGTAG
- a CDS encoding Flp family type IVb pilin, whose amino-acid sequence MLSLIATLQTLGFNLKNRLHDEKGATAVEYGIMVGLIAVVIIVAVSTLGGQLNTMFTGVTAKL is encoded by the coding sequence ATGCTTTCTCTCATCGCCACCCTTCAGACCCTCGGCTTCAACCTCAAGAACCGCCTCCACGACGAAAAGGGCGCAACAGCTGTCGAATACGGCATCATGGTCGGACTGATCGCAGTCGTCATCATCGTCGCCGTAAGCACCTTGGGTGGCCAGCTGAACACCATGTTCACCGGCGTCACAGCCAAGCTCTAG
- the cpaB gene encoding Flp pilus assembly protein CpaB, with protein sequence MKSRMLAGVSAVVLAIIGAVLIVTYAQGADQRAMKDMDPTGVLVVTKAVPAGSSLDIVQASVAVQQVPATAVSKTALKNLDDSAGKVAAVDLVPGEQLLAERLIAPQDAKSSGAVKVPTGMQEVTFELEPKRVVGGRIEAGDHVGIGFSFAADKAKAGEPTTQLTLRKVLVTAVQRAAQATPSAKPTDGTNPQDTTLPQGSLMVTVAVNDIDATKIIYSSNNGDLWLTKEPLDAQDNGGFIAKKDTVYK encoded by the coding sequence GTGAAGTCACGTATGTTGGCCGGTGTTTCAGCAGTTGTGCTGGCCATCATCGGAGCGGTCCTCATCGTCACCTACGCGCAGGGTGCTGATCAGCGCGCAATGAAGGACATGGACCCCACCGGGGTGCTCGTGGTGACCAAGGCCGTACCGGCGGGCTCCTCCCTCGACATCGTGCAAGCGTCGGTTGCCGTTCAGCAGGTTCCGGCAACGGCCGTTTCAAAGACTGCTCTTAAAAACCTGGATGACTCAGCCGGCAAGGTCGCTGCCGTAGACCTCGTCCCCGGCGAACAACTCCTCGCTGAGCGGCTAATCGCCCCACAAGACGCCAAGTCCAGCGGTGCCGTCAAGGTGCCCACAGGCATGCAGGAAGTCACCTTCGAGCTCGAACCCAAGAGAGTGGTGGGGGGCAGGATCGAAGCCGGCGACCATGTCGGCATCGGGTTCAGCTTCGCTGCGGACAAGGCAAAAGCAGGCGAACCAACAACGCAGCTCACCCTCCGCAAGGTCCTGGTCACCGCCGTCCAGCGGGCAGCACAGGCAACACCAAGCGCGAAGCCCACCGACGGCACGAATCCCCAGGACACAACGCTTCCGCAAGGTTCTCTCATGGTCACGGTCGCCGTGAACGACATCGACGCCACCAAGATCATTTACTCCTCGAACAACGGCGATCTTTGGCTCACCAAGGAACCCCTCGACGCGCAGGACAACGGCGGCTTCATCGCCAAGAAGGACACGGTGTACAAGTGA
- a CDS encoding AAA family ATPase — translation MSRFVLLSPNGDFDQKLRAAVANGLRGTVQTISSDILPAGPAELFALLNQEQPEVLIIGPDVPYEEALRFAKVFDVQLPGLSLVLVSDVDPGGLLHAMRAGIRDILSPHADAAEIRVLLERACQSFATRNRTPESAHVENGAKGLVIGVFSPKGGVGKTTLATNIAIGLGRIAPMSVVIVDLDLQFGDVASGLYLNPEHTVTDAVTPAAAQDSLVLKAFLTVHPAGIYALCAPPNPVDADHITPDQVTRLLEQLAQEFQYVVVDTAPGMPEIGLAAMEQCTDVVWVSAMDIPSLRGLRSGLEVLRQLEIMPESRHVVLNMADAKAGLNVQDVEATIGAPVDVSVPRSRAVALSTNRGIPVLQDSKKDPAVKSLRQLVERFNPAWRAQAQRKLHRRVVI, via the coding sequence GTGAGCCGCTTCGTCCTCCTCTCCCCCAACGGCGACTTCGACCAGAAGCTGCGCGCCGCCGTCGCCAATGGCCTGCGCGGCACCGTCCAGACCATCTCTAGCGACATCCTCCCGGCAGGCCCGGCGGAACTGTTCGCCCTCCTCAACCAGGAGCAGCCCGAGGTGCTGATCATCGGCCCGGATGTCCCGTACGAGGAAGCACTCCGGTTCGCCAAGGTCTTCGACGTCCAGCTCCCCGGCCTCAGCCTGGTCCTGGTCAGCGACGTGGACCCCGGAGGCTTGCTGCACGCCATGCGCGCGGGCATCCGGGACATCCTCAGCCCGCACGCCGACGCCGCCGAAATTAGGGTGCTGCTCGAACGTGCATGCCAGTCCTTCGCCACCCGCAACCGCACGCCCGAATCAGCGCACGTAGAGAACGGCGCCAAGGGCCTGGTCATCGGCGTCTTCTCTCCCAAGGGCGGCGTGGGCAAGACCACCCTGGCCACGAACATCGCCATTGGCCTGGGCCGAATCGCCCCCATGAGCGTGGTCATCGTGGACTTGGACCTGCAGTTCGGCGACGTCGCCTCCGGCCTCTACCTCAACCCCGAACACACAGTCACCGATGCCGTCACCCCCGCGGCAGCCCAGGACTCCCTGGTCCTCAAGGCCTTCCTCACCGTGCACCCGGCCGGAATCTACGCCCTGTGTGCCCCGCCCAACCCTGTGGACGCGGACCACATCACCCCTGACCAGGTCACCCGCCTGCTCGAACAGCTCGCCCAGGAGTTCCAGTACGTGGTAGTTGACACGGCCCCCGGGATGCCCGAAATCGGCCTCGCCGCCATGGAGCAGTGCACCGACGTTGTCTGGGTCAGCGCCATGGACATCCCCAGCCTGCGCGGCCTCCGCTCCGGCCTTGAGGTCCTCCGCCAACTCGAAATCATGCCCGAATCCCGGCACGTGGTCCTGAACATGGCGGACGCCAAAGCAGGCTTGAACGTGCAGGACGTCGAAGCCACCATCGGCGCCCCGGTTGACGTCAGCGTCCCCCGTTCCCGCGCGGTGGCACTGTCCACTAACCGTGGCATCCCCGTCCTGCAGGACTCCAAGAAGGACCCCGCCGTCAAAAGCCTCCGCCAGCTGGTGGAGCGATTCAACCCGGCTTGGCGCGCGCAGGCCCAGCGAAAGCTTCACCGAAGGGTGGTTATCTGA